In Bacteroidales bacterium, the DNA window TGGTTTTTTATAATATGATACAGGGCGGTTTTTAATGCTTCGCCCGATAAGCCTGATGCATTGTTGTAATAACCTGGCGGAGCCTGGGCCAGCAATTGCGTAGCAAAAACCAGTGTATAGATGAAAGTAATGGCAATACGGGTAAGGTTCATAAAAGCTAATAAAAGATGCCGCAAGATAGCCAGAATTTACGTGAAGAAGGTTAACGGATTATTAAAAAACAGTTCCTGTTTGATATTTTTTTAAGCCTTCAAAGGACTTTTAATATTGTACTTTCACATTACAGGCAACCACTTTAACAATACTGATCCGATGGGTGTAGCATATTATACGGGAGTTCCATACTTTGAGGCAGGAAGCGAAGAAAATATTTTACTTACCCTGCCTGAGGGTTCTGATCCTTAAAATGTGGATGCTTACACCCAACGCAATTGCAATCAGTAAAATCTGCAACCATAATTTATCAATCGCGAAAATGACTGAACTCAGTATGGTTATCCAAAGCAGCACTATTGCATACACTTTCACTTTAACCGGAACCCCTCTGCCGGAAGTATAATCGCGCAGGTACTTTCCCCATAGCCTGTGGGTCATCAACCATACATAAAACCGTGTACTGCTTCGGGCATAGCACCAGGCGGCAAAAAGAAGAAAAGGAGTGGTTGGCAATACAGGTAAAACAATTCCCAGCACCGCCAATCCCACAGAGATGCTGCCCATGAAAATAAGCAAATAGCGAACCAGCGGGGAATTATATCTTTTGGTTTGGGTCATTTTGCACCTCGCATATTGCGATCGCTGAGTAAGGCTAAAACATCTAACAACAACTTACTGACCTTGTTTATATTTTGCCGGAAAACTGTCACAATTTCTTCCCAGCTTACTGCTTTGTCGTTTTCGCGCCAGGCATCGTAGTCGGTGCTGAGGGCTGCCAGGGCGTAAGGGATTTGGAGTTCGTTGGCCAGTATTACTTCAGGGGCTGTGCTCATATTGATGATGTCGGCACCCCAGCTTCGAAACATGTGCGATTCGGCGCGGGTGCTCAGCCGCGGCCCTTCGATTGTGATCACAGTGGCTTGGTTATGATGTCTGATGCCAAGGCGTTCTGCCGCTTCAGCCAGGATTTCTTTCAGGGTGGCATCAAACGGGTCGGGCATGGCAAAATGCCTGGGTTGATGGGGTTCAAAAGATTCGAAGAAGGTGATGGCACGGTGGCGGGTGAAATCAATGAACTGATCCGGGAAAATGATATCGCCCGTTTCAATCTGCTCCCGTAAACTTCCGCAAGCCGAAACAGCCAGGATATGTGTGCAACCTGCTTCCTTCAACGCCCATATATTGGCCCGGTTATTTACCTGCGACGGCGGAATAGTATGCTCACGTCCATGCCGGGAAAGAATGAGCACTTCCATTTGCTGAAACATTCCGGAAAACAATGTGCTTGATGGCGCTCCATAAGGCGTGTCAACCTCAAGTTCTTTCCAGTTATTAAGGAAATTGAAATTCTCAAGACCCGATCCAACAATCAAAGCCGGCTTAATGCCCTTAACACTCATGTTATATTATTTTGAAACAGATTTGCGAAAATAATCAAAATAGAGGAGCGGGGTGGGACAAGAGACAAAAGACAAGAGATAAGAGACAAGAGACAAGAGACTAGGAGACGAAGAGACAAGTGGAAATGGAGAAATGGAGAAATGGAGAAATAAAGAATGATGAAAATATCTTGTCTTTTCCCTCGCACAGCATCATCCTGGGTGCGCGCTCGGCCTTGTTCCTACCATTCAGTAAACTGGGTTTGGTAATTATTGATGAAGAACACGACAGTTCTTATAAACAATACGACCCCAACCCCCGCTACAATGCCCGCGATGCGGCAATTTACCTGGCACATCAGCATCAGGCCAATATTTTGCTTGGTTCGGCAACCCCGGCGCTTGAAAGTTATTTCAATGCCAAACATGGGAAATATGAGCTGGTGACGCTCAACAAACGTTTCGGCGACATACTTTTACCTGAAGTGCAGATTGCCAATATCAAGGAAGCCACCCGCCTGAAACAAATGAAAAGTCATTTCAGTCCAGTGTTGCTTGCGGCGCTGGATCAGGCTTTGGCCAACAAAGAGCAGGTCATTCTTTTTCAGAACCGCCGGGGATTTTCCCTTCGCATGGAATGTACGGCCTGTCATCATATTCCGGATTGCCGCCACTGCGAT includes these proteins:
- a CDS encoding MTAP family purine nucleoside phosphorylase — its product is MSVKGIKPALIVGSGLENFNFLNNWKELEVDTPYGAPSSTLFSGMFQQMEVLILSRHGREHTIPPSQVNNRANIWALKEAGCTHILAVSACGSLREQIETGDIIFPDQFIDFTRHRAITFFESFEPHQPRHFAMPDPFDATLKEILAEAAERLGIRHHNQATVITIEGPRLSTRAESHMFRSWGADIINMSTAPEVILANELQIPYALAALSTDYDAWRENDKAVSWEEIVTVFRQNINKVSKLLLDVLALLSDRNMRGAK
- a CDS encoding YbaN family protein, whose product is MTQTKRYNSPLVRYLLIFMGSISVGLAVLGIVLPVLPTTPFLLFAAWCYARSSTRFYVWLMTHRLWGKYLRDYTSGRGVPVKVKVYAIVLLWITILSSVIFAIDKLWLQILLIAIALGVSIHILRIRTLRQGK